In the genome of Pseudomonadota bacterium, the window GATAGTGGACGATCAATGGGTCTCTCCAACGTGGGCCGGTTGGCTAGCGGAGGTGATCCTTGACTTAGCTCGTATGCCGGTTGGAGGAGTTGTGCATGCATCCTGTGATGGTGCTGTTTCCTGGTTTGAATTCGCCACGGAAATCCAACTGGTTTCCCGCACATACTTCGAGGGCAAGCCACTTGCAAAGCTTGAAAAGATAACCGCACAGGAGCTTAATAGGCCCGCGCCTAGGCCTACCTACTCAGCGTTCGATACCACCCTAGTTTCTTCGTTATTAGGAAGATCTCCGATCTCGTGGCGCGAGGGGCTCAGTCGGTATTTGCAAGAGATCGGGGTTGTATAATCGGAGGGTATGGTGGCAGCAGATCGCTCTGAAACATTAGCAATGGTACTGGCTGGGGGGCAGGGAAGCCGCTTCTGGCCACTTAGTCGCAGCGCCTTTCCTAAACAGTTTCTATCTATCGGAGATACGGGGGAGAGCCTTATTCAGGCAACTGTACGACGTGTAACCCCCCTTGTTGGTGAGAGTAACGTTCGTATAGTAGCTAATGCGCTACTTGAGCCTGTGATTCATGAGCAGCTCCCCGGTGTAAAGGTTATCTGTGAGCCGATGGCAAAGAATACAGCGGCTTGTATTGGGCTTGCTGCGGTGCACGCCCTTGTAGAGAAACCCAACAGCGATCCGGTTTTGCTCGTCCTGCCAGCAGATCACGCCATTAAGGACGATGAGCGATTGCGCAAGGCGCTTCAAGAGGGCATTAACCAGGCACGTGAAAATGATGTTCTTGTTACCATAGGAATTCCGCCGACACATCCGCATACTGGATACGGCTATATTAAGAAGGGCAAGGGTATTAGCGGACGCACCTTCATGGTTGAGCGATTCTTTGAAAAACCAAGTTTTGAGCGTGCTCAGAAGTACGTTGAGGCGGGGGGCTACTGCTGGAACTCCGGTATGTTCGTGTGGCGTGCCAGCGCGATTCTAGAGGCTTTTCAAACCCATCTACCACAGATGTCTGAAGGATTGTTGCAGATAAAAGGGATATTGGAGAGAGATGGACCGCTCAAGTCAGTAGCCAAAATAGCGACAATTTTCAAAGAATTTGAGACAATATCGATAGATTTCGGGGTGTTAGAGCATGCTAAAAATTGCTTAGTAATTGATGCTGACGGTTTTGGATGGAGCGATGTTGGCTCCTGGGACCAGTGGGCAGAGAGCTTCGAGCGCGATTGTGACGGTAACCTGATAAAAGGTGAAGCGGTCGTGATCGATAGTAACGGTTGTGTTATAAAGTCGGACGGTCGGCTTGTGGCCGTTGTTGGACTAAAGGACGTTATCGTAATCGACTCTGGAGATGCCATCCTTGTCGTATCCCATGAACATGTCCAGGATGTTCGCAAAATTGTTGAGGAACTAAAGCGACGTGGACGCTTTGATTTAACGTGAGGTATTATGACGAATAAAGTAGCGCTTATCACCGGAATTACTGGCCAAGATGGATCATACTTGGCTGAATTCTTATTGGAGAAAGGATACAAAGTTTACGGCATGGTGCGCCGATCCTCGATGGAAAAGCATGAGCGTATTTCGCATATTATAGATAGAGTACACTTAATCCAGGGCGACCTGTTGGATCAATACTCACTAATCTCAGCGCTTAAGATCTCGCAGCCAACAGAGGTCTACAATTTGGCAGCACAGAGCTTCGTTCCAACTAGCTGGGCACAGCCGGTTCTTACCGCGGAATTTACAGCGATCGGCGTAACTCGCATGCTTGAGTCGATCAGATTGGTTGATCCTAAGATCAAGTTCTACCAGGCCTCTAGCTCTGAGATGTACGGCAAGGTTAGGGAGACCCCACAGACTGAGCTCACCCCGTTCTATCCACGCTCGCCATACGGTGTTGCAAAGGCGTACGGACACTATATCACCGTCAATTATCGTGAGAGCTACGATCTCTTCGCGGTGTCCGGTATTCTTTTTAATCACGAGTCACCACGACGTGGACTTGAGTTCGTAACTCGCAAGGTAACTGATGGTGTTGCGCGCATTAAGTTGGGGCTGGCAAAGGAGCTCAGACTGGGCAATCTCGATGCTCGTAGAGATTGGGGCTTTGCGGGCGATTATGTGCAGGCTATGTGGCTTATGTTGCAACAGGACTCTCCAGATGATTACGTTATCGCAACCGGTGAGGCACACTCCGTACAGGAGCTGGTTGAGGTAGCCTTTGAGCAGGCAGGACTAGAGTGGCAGAGCTCAGTTAAGCTTGATAAGGCCTTTATTCGCCCGGCTGAGGTAGATCTTTTGATTGGAGATCCATCAAAGGCTAAGAAGCAGCTTGGCTGGACCCCAACTGTCAGCTTTCAGCAGATGATTCGCATGATGGTAGACGCTGATATCGAGCGTTTATCACACGAGCGATAGTCGCTGCATTTTCAAGTAAACGATGCGCGCACTAGTGATAGGAGCAGCCGGATTTGTCGGCAATTACCTCGTAAAACATCTCCTGGAGCAGGGGGACGAGGTGTATGCAGGAACGCTCAGCGAATCTGTTGAGTTGCTGCCAGATACCACCTTTAAAGTTGATATAACTGACGCTCTTTCAACTGGCGAGCTTATTCAGCGCAGCAAGCCACAGGTTATTTATCACCTTGCTGGGATATCCTTCGTTCCCGAAGCGGAAAGCGATTTCGAGCGTACGTTGCGCGTTAACGTGGCAGGTACGGCGAACGTATTAAGGCAAGCGCACCTACTTTCAAAGGAGATCTCGGTTCTGTTTGTTAGCTCTGCTGAGGTGTATGGGCAGATAAAGCCAGCGGAATTGCCGATTAAGGAGGATACGCCGCTTCGTCCTGCAAATAATTATAGCTTAAGCAAACGTATGGCGGAGCTCGTTGTTGAGCGCTATGCACGGCAGGGTGCGCTTCGTTGCACGATCGCTAGACCTTTTAATCATATCGGGCCTGGTCAGGATTCACGTTTCGTTGCCAGCAACTTCGCCTATCAGCTAGCGCGTATCGCCCACGGCAGGGCCCCAGCCGTGTTGCAGGTTGGAAACCTTGAAGCGCGGCGTGACTTCTCAGATGTGCGCGATATCGTACGGGCCTATAGATTGCTCGCGCACAGCAAAGGTGGGGTATTTAATCTCGGTGCAGGTGAGTCACGCTCGATTCAAGCGCTGCTTGATGGTCTTATAGCGGTATCTGAACTTAAGGTTGAGGTGCAGCAGGACCCCGCTCGTATGCGAGGTCCCGAGGTCCCTGAACTCTATACAAGCTACGAGCGTGCTAAATCTGTAGTAGGGTGGCAGCCCATTATCCCATTTGAGCAATCCTTAGCAGATATTTATCAGTACTGGTATGAGCGTGTTGGATTGGAGTTAGCGGCGTAGAGTAGCGAATTAATAGTGAGGCTATGCCTGAATATCAGATCGAATTTAAAAAGTGGGATAGCGACCTCTCTTTTATGGTCGATTGTCTCGTAGAGACCTTACGCGAGCTCGGTGAAGAGGATCTCGCCCGACTGGTGCCCTGGTCATCCGAGAGGAAGCATGCTGGAACACTCTCCAGCCAAGCTGTGCATGTATACTCACTAGCATTTCAGATCCTCAACATGGTTGAGGAAAATACAGCAAATCAAAGCAGACGACGGGAGGTGGATGGAAGCACCTCGAGGATAGAAAAGGGCAGGTGGCGCGAGGTGCTTCCGACCCTAAAGGTGAGCCTTTCAGCCGATCAGATATTGGAGCGCATCAGGGGTGCTCGCGTTGAGCCAGCGCTAACTGCGCATCCGACCGAGGCCAAGCGTGCGACCGTTCTTGCGCACTATCGACAGCTCTATCTACTCCAGGTGCGACTTGAGAATCAGATGTATTCCTCTTCTGAGCGAACAGCTATCCGTGATGAGATCAAGGCCCATATGGAGCGGCTCTATCGTACCGGGGAGGTTTATATAACCCGGCCTGAGATCCTCTCTGAACTACGAAATGTCGTGCATTACCTCGGTACGGTATTTCCCGAAGTATTGGTGTTGATGGTAAGAAGATTCATGCGTGCCTGGAGTAGGGAGGGGCTCCCAGCCGAAAAGCTAGCGCCGGGGCCGGTATTTCCTGGACTCTCGTTTGGTAACTGGGTAGGGGGAGATCGGGATGGGCATCCATTTGTTACAGCCGAGGTTACTCGCGAGACCCTGATAACCCTACGTCAAACTGCGCTAGATTTGCAGCATAGAGAGCTCTCTAGACTCGCCGGATTACTAAGCCTGAGCGCTGAATATCCCCTTCCTAGCAAGTTGCTGTGCCGTATGGAGGAGTTGAAAGTTATCTGCGGCGCTGAATCCAGTAACGCCCTTAATAGGAATACTGGAGAACCGTGGCGGCAATTTCTTAATCTCGTATCGCTACGAATACCGAAGCGTGCAGATGAATGTAGTGCGTCTGATTATCCCGTCGCATCGGAGCTGGTACGCGATCTGGAGTTGCTGGCAGAGGGACTGCACGAGATCGGAGCTAAGCGCCTCTCATTTGAAGATGTCTATCCAGTAATTCAGATCGCGCATACCTTTGGGTTCCATCTCGCTAAGCTCGATATCCGCCAGAACAGCGCTGTTTTTGAAAAAGCGCTCGGCCAGTTCGTGCAGGCCAGTGCACGTCATGGAGGAGCTTGGGAGACACGCTCGCCAGTGTCGCGCGCAGATCTCATTCGAACGGAGCTGCGTGAGCCTAAGACCTTTATCGATGCGTGGGCATTTGCTGGGGCAGAGGCCGATCAAGTTAGAGCTCTTTGTAAAGTTGTACAGGAGCACGGCGCACGGTGTGGCTTTGAGGGATTCGGCTCTATAATCGTAAGCATGACACGTTCGGCGGAAGATCTTTTTTCTGTATTCTTGCTCGCTCGCGAGGGTGGGCTTGCGAAATTTGAGGATGGTTTAGTCACGATGCCGTTACCGGTAGTGCCGCTTTTTGAGACGATAGATGATCTTAAAAACAGTGATGCAATCCTGAGGGAATATTTAGGCACCTCGAATGCATGTCGTTCAATAGAGACCCTTAACACCCCGCAGGATTGTATGATCGGCTATAGCGACAGCAATAAAGATGGCGGGATTATTGCGAGCTTTTGGGGTCTTTATAAGGCGCAGCAGGGACTAATCTTAGTTGGAGAGCAGTACGGTATAGCACTTAGATTCTTTCACGGCCGAGGTGGCACGATCAGCCGAGGAGCTGGGCCAACAGACAGATTTCTTGGAGCTCTACCACCTAACGCAGTTCGCCATGGGATTAAGGTTACTGAGCAGGGAGAGACTATCTCGCAGAAATATGCCAACTTACTTACGGCATCATATAATCTGGAGGTATTGCTCGCTGGTACAATCAGGCAGGCATCCCTTGTAAGCAGCACACCTCAGCCGAAACACATCGAGGCTACCCTTGAGCACCTAGCTCTGTGGAGTTGCAACTCATATCGCGAACTAGTGACGCAGGACGGTTTCGGGGAGTTCTTTCGTAAAGTAACCCCAGTGGACGTTATTGAGCAGAGTAAAATTGGCTCACGGCCAGCGCGGCGTAGCGGGGCTAACTCGCTTGAGGATCTGAGAGCGATCCCGTGGGTGTTCGCCTGGAATCAGTCGCGATTTCTCCTCTCTGGATGGTTCGGAGTGGGTACAGCGCTACAGCGCTTAAGAGCTGATTACCCAGCGTTGTGGGACGAACTCAAGAGTTCCGGCGCTCGTTGGGCGCCCGCCTACTATCTCTTTCTCAATATTGAGACCTCGCTCTATAGCGCAAGTGAGGAGATTATGCGGATGTACGCCACGTTGTGTGATGACCAACATAGACGTGATCAGTTTTTGGAGGGGATCCTCGCCGAGTTTAATAGAAGTCGCTTGCTTATGGCAGAACTTCTATCTAGTCCATTTGCAGAACGCAGACCCCGTATGTTCAAGACCTTGGCTCTTCGAGAGCCGCCCCTAAAAGAGCTGCATCAGGCGCAGGTTGAGCTTCTTAAGAGCTATAGAAGGGATGCTAGGCAGGAGGATCTCTCAACGCTGCTGCTCGTAACAAACGCAATTGCATCCGGACTCCGGACAACGGGGTAGTGCGGCGCCCTGGGAGGTAAGCCATAACTAACTGAAATCGAATAAGTTAGTGCTCTCGATAAGTTTTTTTCACAATTCTGTAAGTTGAGGCATCCTAATCCCTACATGTTGTGGCCTGGGGGTGCGAAGCCTCAGGGAAGGTTTTTTTGCGGAAAAGGTTTAAATGCAAGAGCGGCGTCGAAAGATCCTGATCGTTGATGATGAACCATCAATCTGCCAATCCTTAAGTCTGATACTCAGAGCCAACTTCGATGTGAGCAGCGCAGTTGATGGAGAGGAGGCGCTGGGGATGTGCGAGTTGGAGCTTCCAGATTTAATCTTGCTTGATATGAAGATCCCTAAGATGGATGGGGTAGAGGTCATGCGGCGACTTAAGGAGCGTGCCTCTAATGTGCCGATCATAGTGTTAACGGGGGGCTCAACTGTTAAGAATATCGTGCATGCTATCAAGAACGGAGCGCACGATTTCATTAACAAGCCATTTGATATCGAAGAGCTTAAAACAAGTATCTCGGTCATTCTTGATGGTCCGTCACAGGTAGTCGAGGATGAAAAAGAGCCAGTGCCAGTGCCTTCGCGACGAGCATTCAATATAGCAGCGGATTTCGGGCCAATGGTTGGTCGATCGTCTAGCATGGCGGCGGTCTTTGCCATGGTAGAGCAGGTTGCGCGTCGTGAGAGCACAGTTCTTATTAGCGGCGAATCGGGAACCGGCAAAGAGTTAATAGCTCGGCAGCTACATGAGCGCAGCCCTCGGCGTAACGGACCGTTTGTAGCCATAAACTGTGCAGCGATCCCAGAGAGCTTAATAGAGTCTGAGCTCTTCGGGCATGAGAAGGGGGCTTTTACTCATGCAATCGAAAGGCGCTTGGGGCAATTTGAGCTTGCAGATCGCGGAACCCTTTTTCTTGATGAGATCGGTGAGCTGAGCCTAGCGGTTCAGGTTAAATTATTGCGATTTCTGCAGGAGCAGGAGTTCTACCGCGTTGGACGCGCAAAGCCGATTCAGATAAATGTGCGAGTTATTACGGCCACAAATAAGCATCTTGAGGAGTTGATTAAAGCCAAGACGTTTCGCCAGGATCTCTTTTACCGCATCAATGTAATTAACATCGCGTTGCCGCCACTACGCGACCGAGTTGATGACATTCTCGGATTAACTGCGCACTTTATTGAAAAATTATCGAGGGCATACGGTGGGCGTATCCTGACGTTCTCAGAGGAGGCGTGCGTGGGACTCTCGTCATATGCATGGCCTGGAAATGTGCGTGAACTTGAGAACGTTGTTGAGAGCCTGCTGGCACTGTGCCCACAGGACCATGTAGAGCTTGCGCATCTACCGATCCGGCTGAAAAACCACAGCACAGTTGAAGTTCCAACGCTGACAGGAGGAGCTGCTCCAAGCCTGGGCTTTGAGGAGGCCGAGCGATTATTTGAGACCGAGATGATCCTGCGCGCGCTTAAACGAGCTAACTTCGTTCAGACACGGGCTGCCGAGATGCTTGGAATTACTCGGCGAATTCTTAAGTATAAGATGGATAAGTTGTGCATCACCGATAAAGGTGAGGTGTTAAATCCGGGCGCGCGGCACGAGAATTAAGGGGGGGGGTAAATAGTTACGAAAGAACTCAAGTTATAGCAAGCTCTTGTCGATACTGTACAATGATATAGTGGGCCGACAGCAGCGAGAGAGATGTATGCGGCATAACTTAAGGGCTTGGATCGTAATACTCGGAGCATCTATGGCTCCGCTGGTTTCGCCCTGCCTTTTTACCCTCAGTTTCTCTTCACAGCGCGCCTTTGCGGAAGCCCCCCTGGAGGTCAAGCCGGAGGGTAATTGGCTAGCAACTATACAAACAAAGCTAGAAGCTGAACAGTACATCCCTAGTAGGCAGATGGTTGGCATCAAGGGCGAACAGCTCAGAGAGCCTAAGTGGCATATTACAAACTACGCACAGGGGCTCAGCTCCTTTGTTAGTAAGGATGGATGGGAGATCGTGCCACGCCCCCTTACAGTAGACCATAAAGATCTAAGTAAGCATAAGCAGGAGCTAACAAAAAAAGAGCGGCACGCTCCAGCTTGGTATTGGCGCTACAGGTTCCTAGCTATTACACGGGGTGCAGCGAGCACAAAGCGCGCAGCACCCTCGATCCATGACGAGAACACGACCGTTTATCTTAATTATCCGAATGCAGTCACCGAATGGTACAAAAACTCTAAACAGGGCATCGAGCAGGGCTTTGAGATTAAGGAGCGTCCGCACACCACTAATAAGGGCGAATTGGTTATAGTGGGAGATATTAAGACCGATCTTACGGTGCTTAATCCTACTAAAGATAAGATCGGATTTACCAAGAACGGCACCGAAGTGTTTCAGTACGCAGGCTTAAAGGTCGTTGATGCTAGCGGTAAAACTCTTCCTAGCTGGCTCTCATACGTCGCAACAAAAACTAAAACTAAAACTAAGCGCAGCGATGAGCTCCATATTCATATCGATGATAGAGAGGCGCTCTATCCAATAACGGTCGACCCCTTAGCATCATCCCCAGCATGGAGCGCTGAGTCGAATCAGGTTAGCGCTCAGTTCGGTTATAGCGTTGCCGGTGCCGGAGATGTTAACGGAGATGGATATACAGATGCTCTTATCGGAGCTTATAACTACAGTAATGGAGCTAGCTCTGAGGGCAGGGTGTACCTTTACCTAGGGGCCTCGACGGGGCTCTCAACCACTCCCCTCTGGACCGCAGAGTCGAATCAAGCCGGTGCCTGGTTCGGCTATAGCGTTGCCGGAGCTGGAGATCTTAACGGGGATGGTTTCTCAGACATTATTGTGGGGGCCCCTTTATACGATAATGGAGAGATCACTGAGGGGCGAGTCTATGTATATCTTGGCTCCGCCTCTGGGCCCTCAGAGGCCCCGTCCTGGACCGTTGAGTCGAATCAAGCTGGTGCCTGGTTGGGTGTTAGCGTCGCCAGCGCCGGAGATGTTAACGGGGATGGATATTCAGATATTATTATTGGGGCCAGTTTCTACGACAACGGTGAGGCTGATGAAGGTAGGGCCTACCTTTACCTAGGTAGCTCAATTGGGGTTTCATCCAGTGCCGAATGGATCGGTGAATCGCAGCAAGCCTCAGCAGAATATGGCCTAAGCGTTTCTAGCGCGGGAGACGTTAATAAAGATGGATACTCAGATGTTATTATTGGGGCGCAGAGCTACGATAATGGTAGTAACGATCAGGGCATGGTCTACCTCTATCTAGGCAGCTCAATGGGGCTCTCATCCAGCGCCACTTGGACCGCAGAGTCGGATCAGGTTAATGGCTATTTTGGCCGGAGCGTCTCCAAGGCCGGAGATATTAACGGGGATGGGTACTCGGATGTTATCGTGGGGGCGCAGGGCTACAGTAACGGTGAGAGCAATGAGGGCAGGGCCTATCTTTACCTAGGTAGCGCAAGCGGACTTTTAACAACAGCCGCTTGGACCGCAGAGTCGAATCAAGCTAATGCTTACTACGGCCGGAAGGTTTCCGATGCTGGAGATCTTAACAGGGATGGATTCTCGGATATCGCTGTAGGGGCGTTCTTTTACGATAATGGAGAGAGTAATGAGGGTAGGGTCTACGTGTATCTTGGTTCCAGCTCTGGGCTCTCAACTAGCGCCGCATGGATAGGGGAGTCTGATCAAAAAGAGGCATATTACGGCGCTGATATCGCCAACGCCGGAGACTTAAATGGGGATGGATTCTCAGATCTAATTGTAGGGGCGGATGGCTACGAAAATGGCGAGACTAATGAGGGTCGGGCCTATTTCTACAAAGGCTCCGATGGTAATGCGCTTGCACCCCCAGAGGTTGAATTTAAGGATAGCCAGGTTGTGATCGTATTGCCAAAGCAGGCGGTGGAGCTTAGTCCTGCGCAGCTTGCCAGATCCATAGCTATGTTGCGGCGAAAATTCGGTCTTTCAAAGCAGCAGGCTAAGCGCGCGCTCATGGATAAAAAGAACCGCATTAAGACCTTTCTCGTTACATATACGGGCTTAGAGAGTCAGGGCTCTGCTGCTACGCAGGACTCGCAGCAGATATCGCTTTCGCCGGGGCGCTCAAATAGCGTGCGATCTAGGAAAAATCGTATCGCACTAAGAAATCTTACGCCAGGTGGAGCCTATACCGTTGCGTACAAGGTTGAGATCTCCCTCAAGAAGCCCAAGGTGGTTCTTGGTAAGACCAGCTCGAGCTCCAGCGTTAACTTTACGGCTCCGATACGCTAAGCGTATGCAGTTTAATTGGAGCTGATTGCTATGCAGCGCTGCGTGGCATAGCGGCGGACTCATCAACCTCGATATCAACGATAATGTTCGACTCAACTAGGAACTGATAGAGGTACTGGTTAACGTATCCGAGCCCGAGGTTCTTGGCGCGCACCATCCCTGATTTAGGAAACTTTATACGAGAGGTGTCGAACTTGATAAGATCTAGATAAAAACTAAATAACTGCGATTCAACGGGATAAACGAGGAGATGCACCTGTTGCTGAAATAGCCTGGCGGATGCTTCGAGGACGCCGCCCTTAAGCAAGGCATAGCGATCGTCCTCAAGCAGCAGGGGTAGGAGTGCGGCGCTTACAACGAATCCGATCGGAGAGCTGGAGTAACGACGCAGATATTGAGTCAGGTGAAAGAATTGAGAGTAGGTGCTGACTAGTATGTTGTGATTCTGCTTGCAGAGCTGCTCAACTACGTCTAGCACCTCTTCATCGGTTGATTGTTGTGCTCTCAAGATGTTGTTTAACGAGATCTCGAGCACATAGGCAGCCGCCTTCTCAGTCTTGCCATCGATGGCCTGCAGACGTTGGTTGCAGCGCTCTGCTAGGTCGGGGAACATATGGTGTAGGGCTCGGAAGGACCCACGCTCTAGCAGTATTGGCCGCTTATGGAAGAACTCAGTTGGGGGTAGGGGCTCCTGCTGTGAGTTAAAGAGGATGGCGTTGGCGAGGCCCTTGCGTAGCAAGGCTACCGTCAAAAGACGGTGATCGAGGTGTGCAAAGAGTGGGCCCGTTAATTCGATATAGTCGACATCAATACGCTCACGCGAGAGGGAGTCCATGAGGCCGAGCAGCAATTTGTCTATATCGTTGTGCAGATAGAATGCGCCGTAGGTCAGGTTGACCCCCAGAATGCCTAGCGCTTCGGATTGCCGAGCACTATCTGTATCGGCCATATTCACATGCAGGAGGATCTGGCAGGGGCTAGCTTTTGGACTAGGTTGAAAGCGAATTCCCATCCAGCCGTGGCTCTCATTGGTGCCGGCAAAATTTATGGTCGAGACGGTATCAGCGAAGGCAAAGAATCCGGTCTCGCTACCGAGGCTCTTCTCAAGACGCTCAATTAGGAGGAGATATTCATGATCCAACATCGCTATTAGGCGTTCCTTAGAGACGTAACGCCCAGCTCGACCGTAGATACTATCACTCACGGTCTGATCGTAGGCCGACATAGATTTGGCGATCGTGCCTGAAGCAGCCCCTACCCGGAAAAACCAACTTGCGACCTCCTGGCCGGCTCCGATCTCGGCAATCGTGCCGTAGCGCGAAGCGTCCAGGTTGATGTGCAGCGCCTTGTGGTGGGGATCCGATGGGTTTGTAGGTGGTTGAGGAATCATATCCATACACAATTACAGTACTCGAACGGGCGGCAATGGCGAAAGAGCATTTCAGATCGGCGAATAAGAGCCGGTATGAGCCAGATGGATCCCCCTAAGCTGATCGTAATAGTCGTAATCAGAAAAGGTGGCACAATCAATTGCGAAACATCTTTCCCCGGCTATAAAACTGCGCTACATGAAGACTCAAGATGCCAAGTCCAAATTTTCCACAAAATGAGCCTGATCGCGGGCCGCGGTTCGATGATCAGAGCTTCACGAGACGGTCGGATATTATAGAATCACCATCAATAAGGGCGCTCTATAACTGCCTTTCTGAGTTTCCTGATAGTGCTATCAAAATAAGGCTGGACAAGGAGCGTAACAAGGGGCCGATTACACCAGAACGTCTGACTGAGATTACTCGTGCTACGAGCGACCTCAGCCCGCTGTTAACGCTTGGTGACGCCTTCTGTAAGATGTTGCACCGTGGGGTCGGCCCGCACTTCGGTGTTTGTATGCCAGCTTTGGTTGATGTTGCCTCCAAGCTGCTTGCTTACAAGGGTGTGGATGCTGAGTATGGAAGAGATATTTCCTATGAGATGTTAAGCGGCGTGCTTGCGGTGTCCTCAAATAGCGTTGAATTGCACAACGGGATAAAGGGCGCACTCGATGCACGAGTGTATCAAGATCTGTCGATCTCAGTTAATAACGGCAATCAGCTTGAACCCGCATATTGGAGCTGTCTCGAACTGTTTGCCAGATACGCGCCGACCCTTGATAGTCTGCAGAGGGTATTGGATACGCACACATTGATCAGAGATCGAATTGATGAGGTAGGCACGCTGCCCTCTGAGGTGCTTTATCGAACGGTTAATGCCGTGTCTTGTAATGACTTTACAGGGGCGTTCAACCTGGTTGTCAACGAGTATCGCTGTTGCTCTGAGAAGCCAACTAGGCAGCTAGACGATGATAATATGCTGCGGTATGCATTCGGCGGCCTAGCAGATGGATCGCTCTCTCAGATCGAGGTGTTGGTAAAGCTCTTTGAGTCTGAGGATCAACATATACTCCACGTCGCAACTGAGGTTGCTATAGCGCTGGGTCAGCATAGCGCCTCTCCTGCACCCACAGAGATTATAAACAGAGTGCGGTGTGCCGTTCTCAAGTTGATTGACCGCACTGCGGAGGATCCGTTCGGTGCTGAGGCTGAAACTGTAGTTATGGCCCAGCGAGCCACGGCGGCTCTTAGTCGAATCGACATAGATCTAAGCGACGTTGAGAGTTATGTTGCTCTGGCTCTTGAGAGGGGATTTAGTAGGGAGTACATACCGTTATTGACGGAGCTTAGCCAGGCGCAGTCATCGATCTTTGGGCAGTGGGCGCTAGAGCCACTGATGGTAGTGCCTGAGATTTTGCAGACGGACCCCCATGCTAAAGAGCCGAATAATTCGCCGATCACCGGGAAGGCGTTATTATCAGAGCAGGACTTGAATGAGGCCTTCGTTGATTATGCGATTGCGATCTCAGAGCAGAGAACGCGCAAACAGGTTTCGGTCATAGCCGCCGAGTTTCAGTTGTTTGTGGATGTT includes:
- a CDS encoding integrin alpha, producing the protein MRHNLRAWIVILGASMAPLVSPCLFTLSFSSQRAFAEAPLEVKPEGNWLATIQTKLEAEQYIPSRQMVGIKGEQLREPKWHITNYAQGLSSFVSKDGWEIVPRPLTVDHKDLSKHKQELTKKERHAPAWYWRYRFLAITRGAASTKRAAPSIHDENTTVYLNYPNAVTEWYKNSKQGIEQGFEIKERPHTTNKGELVIVGDIKTDLTVLNPTKDKIGFTKNGTEVFQYAGLKVVDASGKTLPSWLSYVATKTKTKTKRSDELHIHIDDREALYPITVDPLASSPAWSAESNQVSAQFGYSVAGAGDVNGDGYTDALIGAYNYSNGASSEGRVYLYLGASTGLSTTPLWTAESNQAGAWFGYSVAGAGDLNGDGFSDIIVGAPLYDNGEITEGRVYVYLGSASGPSEAPSWTVESNQAGAWLGVSVASAGDVNGDGYSDIIIGASFYDNGEADEGRAYLYLGSSIGVSSSAEWIGESQQASAEYGLSVSSAGDVNKDGYSDVIIGAQSYDNGSNDQGMVYLYLGSSMGLSSSATWTAESDQVNGYFGRSVSKAGDINGDGYSDVIVGAQGYSNGESNEGRAYLYLGSASGLLTTAAWTAESNQANAYYGRKVSDAGDLNRDGFSDIAVGAFFYDNGESNEGRVYVYLGSSSGLSTSAAWIGESDQKEAYYGADIANAGDLNGDGFSDLIVGADGYENGETNEGRAYFYKGSDGNALAPPEVEFKDSQVVIVLPKQAVELSPAQLARSIAMLRRKFGLSKQQAKRALMDKKNRIKTFLVTYTGLESQGSAATQDSQQISLSPGRSNSVRSRKNRIALRNLTPGGAYTVAYKVEISLKKPKVVLGKTSSSSSVNFTAPIR
- a CDS encoding TonB-dependent receptor; its protein translation is MIPQPPTNPSDPHHKALHINLDASRYGTIAEIGAGQEVASWFFRVGAASGTIAKSMSAYDQTVSDSIYGRAGRYVSKERLIAMLDHEYLLLIERLEKSLGSETGFFAFADTVSTINFAGTNESHGWMGIRFQPSPKASPCQILLHVNMADTDSARQSEALGILGVNLTYGAFYLHNDIDKLLLGLMDSLSRERIDVDYIELTGPLFAHLDHRLLTVALLRKGLANAILFNSQQEPLPPTEFFHKRPILLERGSFRALHHMFPDLAERCNQRLQAIDGKTEKAAAYVLEISLNNILRAQQSTDEEVLDVVEQLCKQNHNILVSTYSQFFHLTQYLRRYSSSPIGFVVSAALLPLLLEDDRYALLKGGVLEASARLFQQQVHLLVYPVESQLFSFYLDLIKFDTSRIKFPKSGMVRAKNLGLGYVNQYLYQFLVESNIIVDIEVDESAAMPRSAA